The following coding sequences are from one Nicotiana tomentosiformis chromosome 3, ASM39032v3, whole genome shotgun sequence window:
- the LOC138908452 gene encoding uncharacterized protein, translated as MYKQFGYFLEVLKQVHVNVPFTEVLSQMPPYDKFLKEILSNKRKVEKTSVVKFTEHCSTILQNKLPKKCGDPGNFTIPCSIYRKLEGEIGEIRLILVPLQLADQTTIIPEGIMEDVLVRVDKFVFPVDFIVVNREENKEVPWILGRPFLATGGVILYIQARQLMLRVGEEMVVFKMEGSMGPLKKLAGESKNDKCGVYPKKIEMKLSSWMCALGQACKGDPDFDSDPD; from the coding sequence ATGTACAAACAATTTGGGTATTTTCTAGAAGTGCTCAAGCAGGTGCATGTTAATGTACCTTTCACAGAGGTGCTTTCACAGATGCCGCCATATGACAAGTTCTTAAAGGAGATATTGTCCAACAAGCGAAAAGTAGAGAAGACATCGGTAGTCAAGTTCACAGAGCATTGTAGTACTATTCTGCAAAATAAGCTCCCtaaaaagtgtggagatccagggaattttactataccttgctctatTTACAGGAAATTGGAGGGGGAAATTGGAGAAATTCGATTGATACTTGTGCCCTTGCAGCTGGCGGATCAGACCACAATCATACCTGAAGGAATAATGGAAGATGTGCTAGTTCGGGTGGACAAATTTGTGTTCCCCGTGGACTTCATTGTGGTGAACAGGGAAGAGAATAAGGAAGTCCCTTGGATTCTAGGGAGACCCTTCTTGGCTACTGGCGGAGTGATTCTGTACATTCAAGCAAGGCAGCTCATGCTAAGAGTTGGGGAAGAAATGGTGGTCTTTAAGATGGAAGGATCAATGGGGCCCCTAAAAAAACTAGCTGGAGAGAGCAAGaatgataagtgtggggtgtacccaaagAAGATAGAAATGAAGCTCTCATCATGGATGTGTGCACTGGGTCAAGCATGCAAAGGAGATCCTGACTTcgattcagaccccgactag